A single window of Nicotiana tomentosiformis chromosome 1, ASM39032v3, whole genome shotgun sequence DNA harbors:
- the LOC104102930 gene encoding ferric reduction oxidase 2-like, with the protein MDSRMAQRSSSPSSSNSNGFQAIIMALLLTVTIGYFLLLIVTPTNMYRQIWTPKIKAQTATSTYFGAQGRTLLLNTFPFIFIAVLGCVYLHLWKKSNDKNINRVEGKQKLTIWRRPIIMKGLGIVSRIELCFFVMFIALLVWTFASYLRIIFPTITPKSVAKSGEKVWEAKLENSGLRLGLVGNIALTFLFVPVTRGSSVLQVFGLTSEASVKYHIWLGHIVMTLFSAHGICYIIYWAATHQLSEMLKWGKTDISNLAGELSLLSGLVLWIATFPRIRRKMFELFFYTHHLYILFVVFFVFHVGVSYAGIMLPGFYLFIVDRYLRFLQSRSNVRLVSARVLPCETVELNFSKSKGLSFTPTSIMFVNVPSISRMQWHPFTITSSSSLEAEKLSVVIKGEGSWSKKLYQMLSSPISVDRLNVSVEGPYGPPSTHFLRHDLLIMVSGGSGITPFISIIRELIHTSESQKCKTPEILLISVFKNSEDLTMLDLLLPISGAPSETSKLGLQIEAYVTREKQPILAEDKKNLRTIWFKPNPSDQPITPILGQNNWLWLGAIISSSFIIFLISLGALNRYYIYPIDKNTNDIYSYPIKAVLNMLLICISIVITSTAAFLWNKKHTGVEANQIQNMEGATPMASPNSWFYNADREMESLPQQSLLQSTNLHFGERPDLKKILFERKESSVGVLVCGPKKMRHEVANICSSGLASNLHFESISFSW; encoded by the exons ATGGATTCAAGAATGGCTCAGAGATCATCCTCTCCTTCATCAAGCAACAGCAATGGCTTCCAAGCAATTATAATGGCTCTACTGTTAACTGTTACAATTGGGTATTTTCTCCTTTTGATCGTAACACCAACCAATATGTATAGACAAATATGGACACCCAAGATCAAAGCTCAGACTGCTACATCCACTTACTTTGGAGCTCAAG GGAGGACACTGCTGTTGAACACATTTCCTTTCATATTTATTGCTGTCTTGGGATGTGTATACCTTCATTTATGGAAGAAATCCAATGATAAAAACATCAACAG AGTTGAGGGAAAACAAAAGTTGACAATATGGAGGAGGCCGATAATCATGAAGGGGCTAGGGATTGTTTCAAGGATCGAGCTTTGCTTTTTTGTCATGTTCATCGCACTTTTAGTCTGGACTTTTGCGTCTTACTTGCGTATTATCTTTCCCACTATTACACCAAAGTCTGTAGCCAAAAGTGGAGAGAAAGT ATGGGAAGCCAAGTTGGAAAACTCAGGCCTGAGGTTAGGACTTGTTGGAAATATAGCGCTTACGTTTCTGTTTGTACCAGTTACAAGAGGTTCCTCAGTGCTGCAAGTCTTTGGTCTGACTTCTGAAGCAAGTGTTAAATACCATATATGGCTTGGCCATATTGTAATGACCCTTTTCTCTGCTCATGGCATTTGCTACATTATCTATTGGGCTGCCACTCATCAATTGTCTGAG ATGCTTAAATGGGGAAAAACCGATATCTCAAATTTGGCTGGAGAGTTGTCACTGCTTTCTGGATTGGTTTTGTGGATAGCAACATTCCCTCGCATTAGGAGAAAGATGTTTGAGCTCTTTTTCTACACTCACCACCTCTACATTCTCTTCGTCGTCTTCTTTGTTTTCCATGTTGGCGTCTCTTATGCTGGAATTATGCTTCCCGGTTTCTACCTCTTCATTGTTGATCGATACTTGAGATTCTTACAGTCGCGATCAAATGTTCGTTTGGTCTCAGCTCGAGTTCTACCATGTGAAACTGTTGAGCTAAACTTCTCCAAGAGTAAAG GTTTAAGTTTTACACCAACTAGCATCATGTTTGTGAATGTACCTAGCATTTCAAGAATGCAATGGCATCCATTTACCATCACTTCAAGCAGTAGTTTAGAGGCAGAGAAGCTCAGTGTTGTCATTAAGGGTGAAGGAAGTTGGTCCAAGAAGCTTTACCAGATGCTTTCTTCCCCTATTTCTGTAGATCGTCTTAATGTCTCTGTTGAAGGACCTTATGGACCTCCTTCCACACATTTCCTAAG GCATGATTTATTGATTATGGTGAGCGGCGGGAGTGGAATCACCCCTTTCATCTCCATAATAAGGGAGCTAATCCACACAAGTGAGTCACAGAAATGCAAGACACCAGAAATCCTACTCATAAGTGTGTTCAAGAATTCAGAGGACCTTACCATGTTAGACCTTCTCCTTCCCATTTCTGGTGCCCCTTCAGAAACTTCCAAGTTAGGCCTACAAATTGAGGCTTATGTAACAAGAGAAAAGCAACCCATATTAGCAGAAGACAAGAAGAACTTGAGGACCATATGGTTCAAACCCAACCCATCTGATCAGCCCATCACTCCTATTCTTGGCCAGAACAATTGGCTTTGGCTCGGTGCTATCATATCATCTTCCTTCATCATTTTCTTGATTTCTTTGGGGGCTTTGAATAGATATTACATCTATCCAATTGATAAAAATACCAATGACATCTACTCTTATCCGATAAAGGCTGTGCTGAATATGCTTCTTATTTGCATTTCCATAGTCATCACAAGTACTGCAGCATTTCTTTGGAACAAGAAACACACTGGAGTGGAAGCCAACCAAATTCAGAACATGGAAGGAGCAACTCCAATGGCTTCACCTAATTCTTGGTTCTATAATGCAGATAGGGAAATGGAGAGTTTGCCCCAACAGTCACTTCTTCAGTCAACTAATCTCCATTTTGGTGAAAGGCCAGACCTCAAAA AGATTCTTTTTGAGAGGAAAGAATCAAGTGTTGGAGTACTAGTGTGTGGGCCAAAGAAGATGAGACATGAAGTTGCAAACATTTGTTCCTCTGGTTTAGCTTCCAACCTTCATTTTGAGTCCATTAGCTTCAGTTGGTGA